Proteins encoded by one window of Salvia splendens isolate huo1 chromosome 14, SspV2, whole genome shotgun sequence:
- the LOC121764156 gene encoding protein FAR1-RELATED SEQUENCE 5-like: MMRYIKNAPANTNDTNCFKVAAINALKMVGVEEDIVDAQIASAIEACMEIYADDDCVQSELNVSGKNPSTEIVVYNPDMATARTEQIEIRSNAEKRISAALKSPFHERVVQAKTNRQGSKSFIPGHASKSTEVSVKRRRCRSFRCECLAKLNLRYFSDGINSGYEVYQFVEYHNHLMVADEHRHFMTANRSLDPIHRSFMEDCGRCNIGPTQTFKLLKEIMGGPENVGYAQMIFDYMRSQRELSDAFYYEIEVGSHGKYCMIFAPFTGKDNHSRAVTFGAGLLSSEGRDSYSWLFGCFVRCMGIAPKMIITDQDWGMKLAVQQVLLQTRHRWCMWHIMVKVSDKLPKSLLGSEDFKKEFNACVWSDLLEPDEFDIIWNDIMERYGLEDVHWFGSMFEDRELWVPAYFRDFPMGSLLRTTSMSESENSFFKNYTKPRANLVQFMNFFNLLLEIKGMPIHD; the protein is encoded by the exons GAAGACATTGTGGATGCCCAGATTGCATCTGCAATAGAAGCATGCATGGAGATATATGCTGATGATGATTGTGTTCAATCAGAGTTGAATGTATCTGGCAAAAATCCTTCAACCGAAATAGTAGTTTACAATCCAGACATG GCAACTGCTAGGACTGAACAAATAGAGATACGTTCAAATGCTGAGAAGAGAATATCAGCTGCATTGAAATCTCCATTCCATGAAAGGGTGGTCCAGGCCAAAACCAA CAGACAAGGCTCTAAGAGTTTTATACCTGGTCATGCATCCAAATCAACTGAAGTGTCTGTTAAGAGGCGTAGGTGTCGGTCGTTTAGGTGTGAATGTCTTGCTAAGCTCaacttgagatatttttcagatgGTATTAACAGCGGGTATGAGGTTTATCAGTTTGTTGAgtatcataatcacttaatgGTTGCGGATGAGCATAGGCATTTTATGACGGCCAATCGCAGTCTGGATCCTATCCATCGAAGTTTTATGGAGGATTGTGGCAGGTGTAATATTGGTCCCACTCAAACATTCAAACTTTTGAAGGAGATAATGGGTGGACCTGAAAATGTTGGAt atgctcaaatgatttttgattatATGCGTTCTCAAAGGGAATTATCTGATGCCTTCTATTATGAAATTGAGGTAGGATCTCATGGaaa GTATTGCATGATTTTTGCTCCATTCACTGGAAAAGATAACCATTCCAGAGCAGTTACATTTGGAGCTGGATTGTTATCAAGTGAAGGCAGAGACTCATATTCTTGGTTGTTTGGTTGTTTTGTTCGATGTATGGGGATTGCACCCAAAATGATTATCACTGATCAAGATTGGGGGATGAAACTTGCTGTTCAACAAGTACTTTTACAAACAAGGCACCGATGGTGCATGTGGCATATTATGGTTAAGGTGTCAGATAAGTTGCCCAAATCCTTGCTTGGTAGTGAAGATTTCAAAAAAGAGTTTAATGCATGTGTTTGGTCTGATTTGTTAGAGCCTGATGAGTTTGatataatatggaatgatattATGGAACGGTATGGATTAGAAGACGTCCACTGGTTTGGATCGATGTTTGAAGATAGAGAATTATGGGTTCCTGCTTATTTTCGAGATTTTCCCATGGGGTCGCTTCTTAGGACTACATCGATGTCTGAATCAGAGAATAGCTTTTTTAAAAACTACACAAAGCCTCGTGCAAATCTTGTACAGTTCATGAATTTCTTTAATCTGCTGTTGGAGATCAAAGGAATGCCAATTCACGattga